Proteins from a single region of Argiope bruennichi chromosome 6, qqArgBrue1.1, whole genome shotgun sequence:
- the LOC129971201 gene encoding tubulin--tyrosine ligase-like protein 12 isoform X1, with amino-acid sequence MESDMSSVIYNSEDEEDLFKLFVATHESQLNSIGLPQSKWKTLFKKLNNSVFDAGDNFIYSHEEDSEDQEILSHTYLHVYTKSSMEPDDEEHIYLIDHAWTYTLDSAKAILNANENLVQRMCSIMNISCSNSSENEVIENILKEMWRYNNSYILQNTNQAGFFTRCWFIMDEFGSRIHHSEEPTFSMVPFFFCGDKMMYSLLFPAVSVTAGEEVTCNYPRLKNTLSEEMKMALKYPWVPSDLSEIDFSQSEPDLDYFMSGRHMEILPEDEYELPSLVHEPKIRLYTDYPEVSEFLTDPRFYSTTEKTKAHILWLFERLYDYKSLAESRGELFYVSQFPSEQVLINKDLLAIVCRRSCEEDEANINTFENCPKWLPTTYSLMIELPQFVSYFQNREKRNLDNVWICKPFNLARGLDIYVTDNLTKIIRLSEARPMVACKYVTDPVLFPKENVGLVKMDLRFIVLLRSIQDFELFVYERFWLRFANKPFSLEDFEDYEKHFTVMNYSDFPLQQMFCHDFIKQFEKVHSPHKWSDIENKIYKMIKDIFIASALREPPAGIGSFPGSRAMYGLDIILEWDRNHNEPQINPVLLEVNWMPDCKRACDYYPEFYDDILSVLFLNEIEGKHVVQL; translated from the exons ATGGAGAGCGATATGAGCAGTGTAATATATAATTCCGAAGATGAAGAAGATCTGTTTAAATTGTTTGTTGCTACTCATGAATCTCAATTAAATTCCATTGGTTTACCCCAAAGTAAATGGAAAActctcttcaaaaaattaaataactcg gtattTGATGCTggtgataattttatatattcccaT gaagAAGATTCTGAAGATCAAGAAATTTTGTCACATACTTATTTACATGTATATACTAAATCTTCAATGGAACCGGATGATGAAGAAca CATTTACTTGATTGACCATGCTTGGACATACACTCTGGATAGTGCAAAAGCAAtcttaaatgcaaatgaaaactTAGTACAAAGAATGTGTTCTATTATGAACATATCTTGTTCTAACTCATCAGAGAATGAagtcatagaaaatattttgaaggaaatgtgGAG GTACaacaattcatatattttacaaaatactaaTCAA GCTGGATTCTTTACTCGTTGCTGGTTTATAATGGATGAATTTGGTTCTCGTATTCACCATTCAGAAGAACCCACTTTCTCTATGGTACCATTTTTCTTTTGTGGTGATAAAATGATGTATTCACTCCTGTTCCCAGCAGTTAGTGTGACAGCAGGAg AGGAGGTCACCTGCAATTATCCTAGGTTAAAGAATACTTTATCTGAAGAGATGAAAATGGCTTTGAAATATCCTTGGGTACCAAGTGATTTGTCAGAGATTGATTTTAGTCAGTCTGAGCCTGATCTGGATTACTTCATG tCTGGCCGCCATATGGAAATTTTACCTGAAGATGAATATGAACTTCCATCACTTGTTCATGAACCAAAAATTCGTCTTTATACTGATTACCCTgaagtttcagaatttttgacAGATCCTCGTTTTTATTCAACAACTGAGAAAACTAAAGCACATATTTTGTGGCTATTTGAAAGGCTCTATGATTAcaa ATCTCTTGCTGAAAGTCGAGGTGAATTATTTTATGTCAGCCAATTTCCTTCAGAACAAGTTCTCATTAATAAAGACTTGTTAGCTATTGTCTGTCGACGATCATGTGAAGAGGATGAAGCTAATATCAACACCTTTGAAAATTGTCCGAAATGGCTTCCAACCACATACAGTTTAATGATAGAATTGCCTCAATTTGTTTCGTACTTTCAAAACAGAGAAAAAAG GAATCTGGATAATGTTTGGATTTGTAAACCTTTTAATTTAGCAAGAGGTTTAGACATATATGTTACTGATAATCTGACAAAAATAATTCGATTAAGTGAGGCTAGACCAATG GTTGCTTGCAAATATGTGACTGATCCAGTTTTGTTTCCTAAAGAAAATGTGGGTTTAGTGAAGATGGATTTGCGTTTCATTGTCTTATTGAGGAGTATTCAGGATTTTGAGCTTTTTGTTTATGAACGATTTTGGCTTAGATTTGCAAACAA GCCATTTTCTTTAGAAGATTTTGAAGATTATGAAAAGCATTTTACTGTGATGAACTACAGTGACTTCCCTCTGCAGCag atgttttgTCATGATTTCattaaacagtttgaaaaagTTCATTCTCCTCATAAATGGAGTGACATTGAA aataaaatatataaaatgataaaggaTATTTTCATTGCATCAGCTTTGCGAGAACCTCCAGCTGGTATTGGAAGTTTTCCAGGCTCAAGAGCTATGTATGGTTTAGATATCATATTGGAATGGGACAGAAATCATAATG AGCCACAAATTAATCCTGTATTACTTGAAGTGAACTGGATGCCTGATTGTAAAAGAGCATGTGATTATTATCCAGAATTTTATGATGATATTCTTAGTGTTTTGTTTCTTAATGAGATAGAAGGAAAACATGTTGTGCAACTTTAA
- the LOC129971201 gene encoding tubulin--tyrosine ligase-like protein 12 isoform X2 codes for MEPDDEEHIYLIDHAWTYTLDSAKAILNANENLVQRMCSIMNISCSNSSENEVIENILKEMWRYNNSYILQNTNQAGFFTRCWFIMDEFGSRIHHSEEPTFSMVPFFFCGDKMMYSLLFPAVSVTAGEEVTCNYPRLKNTLSEEMKMALKYPWVPSDLSEIDFSQSEPDLDYFMSGRHMEILPEDEYELPSLVHEPKIRLYTDYPEVSEFLTDPRFYSTTEKTKAHILWLFERLYDYKSLAESRGELFYVSQFPSEQVLINKDLLAIVCRRSCEEDEANINTFENCPKWLPTTYSLMIELPQFVSYFQNREKRNLDNVWICKPFNLARGLDIYVTDNLTKIIRLSEARPMVACKYVTDPVLFPKENVGLVKMDLRFIVLLRSIQDFELFVYERFWLRFANKPFSLEDFEDYEKHFTVMNYSDFPLQQMFCHDFIKQFEKVHSPHKWSDIENKIYKMIKDIFIASALREPPAGIGSFPGSRAMYGLDIILEWDRNHNEPQINPVLLEVNWMPDCKRACDYYPEFYDDILSVLFLNEIEGKHVVQL; via the exons ATGGAACCGGATGATGAAGAAca CATTTACTTGATTGACCATGCTTGGACATACACTCTGGATAGTGCAAAAGCAAtcttaaatgcaaatgaaaactTAGTACAAAGAATGTGTTCTATTATGAACATATCTTGTTCTAACTCATCAGAGAATGAagtcatagaaaatattttgaaggaaatgtgGAG GTACaacaattcatatattttacaaaatactaaTCAA GCTGGATTCTTTACTCGTTGCTGGTTTATAATGGATGAATTTGGTTCTCGTATTCACCATTCAGAAGAACCCACTTTCTCTATGGTACCATTTTTCTTTTGTGGTGATAAAATGATGTATTCACTCCTGTTCCCAGCAGTTAGTGTGACAGCAGGAg AGGAGGTCACCTGCAATTATCCTAGGTTAAAGAATACTTTATCTGAAGAGATGAAAATGGCTTTGAAATATCCTTGGGTACCAAGTGATTTGTCAGAGATTGATTTTAGTCAGTCTGAGCCTGATCTGGATTACTTCATG tCTGGCCGCCATATGGAAATTTTACCTGAAGATGAATATGAACTTCCATCACTTGTTCATGAACCAAAAATTCGTCTTTATACTGATTACCCTgaagtttcagaatttttgacAGATCCTCGTTTTTATTCAACAACTGAGAAAACTAAAGCACATATTTTGTGGCTATTTGAAAGGCTCTATGATTAcaa ATCTCTTGCTGAAAGTCGAGGTGAATTATTTTATGTCAGCCAATTTCCTTCAGAACAAGTTCTCATTAATAAAGACTTGTTAGCTATTGTCTGTCGACGATCATGTGAAGAGGATGAAGCTAATATCAACACCTTTGAAAATTGTCCGAAATGGCTTCCAACCACATACAGTTTAATGATAGAATTGCCTCAATTTGTTTCGTACTTTCAAAACAGAGAAAAAAG GAATCTGGATAATGTTTGGATTTGTAAACCTTTTAATTTAGCAAGAGGTTTAGACATATATGTTACTGATAATCTGACAAAAATAATTCGATTAAGTGAGGCTAGACCAATG GTTGCTTGCAAATATGTGACTGATCCAGTTTTGTTTCCTAAAGAAAATGTGGGTTTAGTGAAGATGGATTTGCGTTTCATTGTCTTATTGAGGAGTATTCAGGATTTTGAGCTTTTTGTTTATGAACGATTTTGGCTTAGATTTGCAAACAA GCCATTTTCTTTAGAAGATTTTGAAGATTATGAAAAGCATTTTACTGTGATGAACTACAGTGACTTCCCTCTGCAGCag atgttttgTCATGATTTCattaaacagtttgaaaaagTTCATTCTCCTCATAAATGGAGTGACATTGAA aataaaatatataaaatgataaaggaTATTTTCATTGCATCAGCTTTGCGAGAACCTCCAGCTGGTATTGGAAGTTTTCCAGGCTCAAGAGCTATGTATGGTTTAGATATCATATTGGAATGGGACAGAAATCATAATG AGCCACAAATTAATCCTGTATTACTTGAAGTGAACTGGATGCCTGATTGTAAAAGAGCATGTGATTATTATCCAGAATTTTATGATGATATTCTTAGTGTTTTGTTTCTTAATGAGATAGAAGGAAAACATGTTGTGCAACTTTAA
- the LOC129971201 gene encoding tubulin--tyrosine ligase-like protein 12 isoform X3: MESDMSSVIYNSEDEEDLFKLFVATHESQLNSIGLPQSKWKTLFKKLNNSVFDAGDNFIYSHEEDSEDQEILSHTYLHVYTKSSMEPDDEEHIYLIDHAWTYTLDSAKAILNANENLVQRMCSIMNISCSNSSENEVIENILKEMWRYNNSYILQNTNQAGFFTRCWFIMDEFGSRIHHSEEPTFSMVPFFFCGDKMMYSLLFPAVSVTAGEEVTCNYPRLKNTLSEEMKMALKYPWVPSDLSEIDFSQSEPDLDYFMSGRHMEILPEDEYELPSLVHEPKIRLYTDYPEVSEFLTDPRFYSTTEKTKAHILWLFERLYDYKSLAESRGELFYVSQFPSEQVLINKDLLAIVCRRSCEEDEANINTFENCPKWLPTTYSLMIELPQFVSYFQNREKRNLDNVWICKPFNLARGLDIYVTDNLTKIIRLSEARPMVACKYVTDPVLFPKENVGLVKMDLRFIVLLRSIQDFELFVYERFWLRFANKPFSLEDFEDYEKHFTVMNYSDFPLQQMFCHDFIKQFEKVHSPHKWSDIEV; encoded by the exons ATGGAGAGCGATATGAGCAGTGTAATATATAATTCCGAAGATGAAGAAGATCTGTTTAAATTGTTTGTTGCTACTCATGAATCTCAATTAAATTCCATTGGTTTACCCCAAAGTAAATGGAAAActctcttcaaaaaattaaataactcg gtattTGATGCTggtgataattttatatattcccaT gaagAAGATTCTGAAGATCAAGAAATTTTGTCACATACTTATTTACATGTATATACTAAATCTTCAATGGAACCGGATGATGAAGAAca CATTTACTTGATTGACCATGCTTGGACATACACTCTGGATAGTGCAAAAGCAAtcttaaatgcaaatgaaaactTAGTACAAAGAATGTGTTCTATTATGAACATATCTTGTTCTAACTCATCAGAGAATGAagtcatagaaaatattttgaaggaaatgtgGAG GTACaacaattcatatattttacaaaatactaaTCAA GCTGGATTCTTTACTCGTTGCTGGTTTATAATGGATGAATTTGGTTCTCGTATTCACCATTCAGAAGAACCCACTTTCTCTATGGTACCATTTTTCTTTTGTGGTGATAAAATGATGTATTCACTCCTGTTCCCAGCAGTTAGTGTGACAGCAGGAg AGGAGGTCACCTGCAATTATCCTAGGTTAAAGAATACTTTATCTGAAGAGATGAAAATGGCTTTGAAATATCCTTGGGTACCAAGTGATTTGTCAGAGATTGATTTTAGTCAGTCTGAGCCTGATCTGGATTACTTCATG tCTGGCCGCCATATGGAAATTTTACCTGAAGATGAATATGAACTTCCATCACTTGTTCATGAACCAAAAATTCGTCTTTATACTGATTACCCTgaagtttcagaatttttgacAGATCCTCGTTTTTATTCAACAACTGAGAAAACTAAAGCACATATTTTGTGGCTATTTGAAAGGCTCTATGATTAcaa ATCTCTTGCTGAAAGTCGAGGTGAATTATTTTATGTCAGCCAATTTCCTTCAGAACAAGTTCTCATTAATAAAGACTTGTTAGCTATTGTCTGTCGACGATCATGTGAAGAGGATGAAGCTAATATCAACACCTTTGAAAATTGTCCGAAATGGCTTCCAACCACATACAGTTTAATGATAGAATTGCCTCAATTTGTTTCGTACTTTCAAAACAGAGAAAAAAG GAATCTGGATAATGTTTGGATTTGTAAACCTTTTAATTTAGCAAGAGGTTTAGACATATATGTTACTGATAATCTGACAAAAATAATTCGATTAAGTGAGGCTAGACCAATG GTTGCTTGCAAATATGTGACTGATCCAGTTTTGTTTCCTAAAGAAAATGTGGGTTTAGTGAAGATGGATTTGCGTTTCATTGTCTTATTGAGGAGTATTCAGGATTTTGAGCTTTTTGTTTATGAACGATTTTGGCTTAGATTTGCAAACAA GCCATTTTCTTTAGAAGATTTTGAAGATTATGAAAAGCATTTTACTGTGATGAACTACAGTGACTTCCCTCTGCAGCag atgttttgTCATGATTTCattaaacagtttgaaaaagTTCATTCTCCTCATAAATGGAGTGACATTGAA GTATAG